A single window of Nematostella vectensis chromosome 4, jaNemVect1.1, whole genome shotgun sequence DNA harbors:
- the LOC5513085 gene encoding metabotropic glutamate receptor 3 isoform X1, with protein sequence MRAVILINLLKLAMPRAMNTYMLLVITLSYITNQANGKEDKNLLMKGDILLGGLVPVHSKNVDLQCGELQERLGIQRLEALLYALDKINAANSTLLNGITLGLQLYDTCSSETMALDKSLNFIYSQLKSESTSSRVVGIIGAAYSSVSIQIARLSRLFEIPQISYDSTSFELSDKKRFGFFSRTVPHDNFQAKALVDVLKYFNWTYVSVVYSDDSYGILGVDALRSAATRAGICMASSHKVRSSCHESTYLLVVDSILSEPLARTVIVFAQVHQIRGLLHAVQVRNAADQLQFVGSDAWGNVVWLKDLQSVALNTITVSPKSVRLKGFEEYFTSLSPINNSRNPWFQEYWEHHFNCSLNETLGKYPTKCNDSLKLSLGNSDIDMRIASAIDAVYAFAHALEAMHADLCRYTVGVCPAMENISGSELLGYIRNASFVGATGEKVHFDANGDVEGIYDVMRFEKSSGTYRNVIIGTWKDKLRMRNEHKFEIVKSSCSDECSSDEVMLPVRGKEACCWSCEPCKGNSYVINRTTCLTCPLGSWPNHSADRKQCLQIELQYFGKNLMYAVPAMGFAGTGIFITIFVVYLLAKHDKTPIVKACGRELAYLLLVSILLCFSDTFIVVLRPTRIICIARFFLSSLGFTISYAAIFIKTNRISRIFNRRNVAKRPILVLPSSQLVLVLGVVCVQALFLVLLTLLRTPTARHFYPTVDTVYLSCSTSDLDFGLSQVYNFILIIMCTVYAFKTRKIPSNFNEAKLIAFAMYSSCVIWLAFLAVYFMQRSLVERPLILSISISLIAYVLLGSLYGPKVYILIFRPHRNVRRPHHGSLSVSSLNQSNPKCSKCAGYVGMNLSADRQISDDAYASDSNRLSLIEAARPQSYADSHDDKQQISYKQDLEKHLVHIKKELQATKHALKVANDKLRRKDLPPCEEKQPLNRDRRVDNDDVHRINAVTRHDIIDANNRTLACHDNPTAGENKTQPANKQPQTETHNTGPALVTDYLDREFHNTAFNIPKTRRAVSTQGIITLGEQECQFCHLRKSYENSDHHQSQGRDKRPRKRAMDSGFVEFNNGLLCEHCGGACGDGSRQVPKGTLSLWRRSRSLSDLENKLNSVLYLAKHARKKGSSTNSVDKGSVENHKHSYAAMPELDETLVRNTEI encoded by the exons ATGAGAGCTGTAATTCTG ATAAACTTGCTAAAGTTGGCCATGCCCCGTGCAATGAACACGTACATGCTATTGGTCATCACACTGTCATACATCACAAACCAAGCCAATGGGAAAGAGGATAAGAATCTACTGATGAAGGGAGACATTCTCCTTGGCGGTCTCGTTCCAGTCCACTCAAAAAACGTGGATCTACAGTGCGGCGAGCTGCAAGAGAGGCTTGGAATCCAGCGTTTGGAAGCACTCCTCTATGCTCTCGATAAGATCAACGCCGCGAATTCCACCCTCCTGAATGGCATCACTTTAGGGCTCCAGCTTTACGATACATGTTCCAGCGAGACGATGGCTCTAGACAAGTCTCTGAACTTCATATACAGTCAGTTAAAGAGCGAGTCAACGTCTTCTCGAGTGGTGGGCATTATCGGTGCCGCGTACAGCAGCGTCTCTATCCAGATCGCGCGCCTTTCGCGCCTCTTCGAGATCCCACAGATAAGCTATGACTCTACAAGCTTCGAGTTGAGCGACAAAAAGAGGTTCGGGTTCTTCTCCAGAACCGTGCCACATGATAATTTCCAGGCAAAAGCATTAGTGGACGTGCTGAAGTACTTTAACTGGACTTACGTATCGGTGGTGTATAGCGACGATTCCTATGGAATTCTGGGTGTGGACGCACTACGGAGCGCAGCGACACGCGCGG GAATCTGCATGGCTTCTAGTCACAAGGTCCGCTCTTCGTGTCACGAGTCTACCTACCTCCTCGTGGTGGACAGCATTCTGAGCGAGCCCCTCGCTAGGACCGTCATAGTGTTTGCACAAGTGCATCAAATTCGCGGCCTTCTGCACGCTGTCCAAGTGCGAAATGCCGCCGACCAGCTCCAGTTCGTAGGCTCAGATGCCTGGGGTAATGTGGTGTGGTTGAAGGACCTTCAGTCTGTCGCCTTGAATACAATAACCGTGTCTCCGAAAAGCGTTCGCTTAAAAGGTTTTGAGGAGTATTTTACAAGCTTAAGCCCCATTAATAATTCTCGGAATCCGTGGTTCCAAGAATACTGGGAACATCACTTTAACTGCTCACTGAATGAGACTCTTGGAAAGTACCCCACTAAATGCAATGACTCACTGAAGCTGTCGCTAGGCAACAGTGACATTGACATGCGCATTGCAAGCGCAATAGATGCAGTCTATGCGTTTGCGCATGCATTGGAAGCGATGCATGCTGACTTGTGCCGGTACACCGTGGGCGTATGTCCCGCTATGGAAAACATTTCGGGATCAGAATTACTAGGCTACATTCGTAATGCGTCTTTCGTAGGTGCGACTGGCGAGAAGGTCCATTTTGATGCAAATGGCGACGTGGAAGGTATCTACGATGTTATGCGATTCGAAAAATCAAGCGGAACGTACCGTAATGTTATTATAGGTACATGGAAAGATAAACTACGGATGCGAAATGAACATAAGTTTGAGATCGTGAAGTCGTCTTGCTCGGATGAGTGTAGTAGTGACGAGGTCATGTTGCCTGTGAGAGGCAAAGAGGCTTGCTGCTGGAGCTGTGAGCCGTGCAAAGGCAACAGCTATGTGATCAACAGGACCACCTGTCTGACCTGCCCTTTGGGATCTTGGCCTAATCATTCGGCAGACCGTAAGCAATGTCTGCAAATTGAGTTGCAGTACTTTGGGAAAAACCTGATGTATGCTGTGCCAGCCATGGGGTTCGCCGGCACCGGGATATTTATTACCATCTTTGTGGTCTATCTCCTCGCTAAACACGACAAGACGCCGATTGTGAAGGCTTGTGGTCGCGAGCTGGCTTACCTGCTCCTGGTCAGTATACTGCTATGTTTCTCAGACACCTTTATCGTAGTACTTCGTCCCACGCGGATCATTTGCATCGCGCGATTCTTCCTCAGCAGTCTCGGCTTCACGATAAGCTACGCCGCGATCTTTATCAAGACAAACCGTATCTCTAGAATTTTCAACCGCCGGAACGTCGCCAAAAGGCCGATCCTTGTTTTGCCGTCGTCCCAGCTGGTATTAGTATTGGGCGTGGTCTGCGTACAGGCACTCTTTCTTGTGCTCCTCACCCTCCTGCGCACCCCTACCGCACGACACTTCTACCCAACCGTCGATACCGTCTACTTGAGTTGCTCCACTTCCGATCTCGACTTTGGCCTTTCACAGGTCTACAACTTCATCCTGATTATCATGTGCACCGTGTATGCCTTTAAAACGCGAAAGATACCAAGCAATTTTAACGAGGCGAAGCTGATTGCCTTCGCCATGTACTCTTCGTGTGTAATCTGGCTCGCGTTTCTTGCCGTGTACTTCATGCAAAGGTCTTTAGTGGAGCGACCTTTGATCCTAAGCATCAGCATCTCTCTGATCGCGTACGTGTTGCTAGGCAGTCTATACGGACCTAAGGTCTACATCCTGATATTCAGACCGCACAGGAACGTCCGCAGGCCGCATCACGGAAGCTTGAGCGTATCAAGCCTCAACCAATCGAATCCTAAGTGTTCCAAGTGTGCGGGGTATGTCGGGATGAATCTAAGCGCTGATCGTCAGATAag CGATGACGCATACGCGAGTGATAGCAACAGATTATCGCTAATTGAGGCAGCACGACCGCAATCGTACGCTGATAGTCATGATGACAAGCAGCAGATAAGCTATAAACAAGAT TTGGAGAAACACCTGGTTCACATCAAGAAGGAGCTCCAGGCCACCAAGCACGCACTCAAAGTCGCCAATGATAAACTGCGTCGCAAGGACCTTCCACCCTGCGAGGAAAAGCAACCGTTGAACAGAGACAGGAGAGTGGACAACGACGACGT CCACCGAATCAATGCCGTAACAAGACACGACATAATCGATGCAAACAACAGAACACTGGCATGCCACGATAACCCAACAGCGGGAGAGAATAAAACTCAACCTGCCAACAAACAGCCTCAGACAGAAACACACAACACTGGCCCTGCTTTGGTTACTGACTACCTCGATAGAGAATTTCATAACACCGCCTTCAACATCCCCAAGACTCGCCGAGCGGTAAGCACACAGGGCATTATTACTTTGGGAGAGCAAGAATGCCAATTCTGTCATCTACGCAAGTCCTACGAGAACAGCGACCATCACCAATCGCAGGGGCGGGACAAAAGACCCAGAAAACGAGCAATGGACTCGGGTTTTGTCGAGTTCAATAATGGCTTGCTCTGCGAACACTGTGGAGGGGCCTGCGGGGACGGAAGCAGGCAGGTCCCTAAAGGGACATTATCGCTATGGAGGCGTAGCCGCTCACTGTCTGACCTGGAGAACAAGCTTAATAGCGTGCTTTACCTGGCAAAGCACGCGCGCAAGAAAGGCAGCTCAACTAACAGCGTGGACAAAGGATCAGTGGAGAATCACAAGCATAGCTATGCGGCGATGCCAGAACTGGACGAGACTTTGGTTAGGAACACGGAAATATGA
- the LOC5513085 gene encoding metabotropic glutamate receptor 3 isoform X2, with protein MPRAMNTYMLLVITLSYITNQANGKEDKNLLMKGDILLGGLVPVHSKNVDLQCGELQERLGIQRLEALLYALDKINAANSTLLNGITLGLQLYDTCSSETMALDKSLNFIYSQLKSESTSSRVVGIIGAAYSSVSIQIARLSRLFEIPQISYDSTSFELSDKKRFGFFSRTVPHDNFQAKALVDVLKYFNWTYVSVVYSDDSYGILGVDALRSAATRAGICMASSHKVRSSCHESTYLLVVDSILSEPLARTVIVFAQVHQIRGLLHAVQVRNAADQLQFVGSDAWGNVVWLKDLQSVALNTITVSPKSVRLKGFEEYFTSLSPINNSRNPWFQEYWEHHFNCSLNETLGKYPTKCNDSLKLSLGNSDIDMRIASAIDAVYAFAHALEAMHADLCRYTVGVCPAMENISGSELLGYIRNASFVGATGEKVHFDANGDVEGIYDVMRFEKSSGTYRNVIIGTWKDKLRMRNEHKFEIVKSSCSDECSSDEVMLPVRGKEACCWSCEPCKGNSYVINRTTCLTCPLGSWPNHSADRKQCLQIELQYFGKNLMYAVPAMGFAGTGIFITIFVVYLLAKHDKTPIVKACGRELAYLLLVSILLCFSDTFIVVLRPTRIICIARFFLSSLGFTISYAAIFIKTNRISRIFNRRNVAKRPILVLPSSQLVLVLGVVCVQALFLVLLTLLRTPTARHFYPTVDTVYLSCSTSDLDFGLSQVYNFILIIMCTVYAFKTRKIPSNFNEAKLIAFAMYSSCVIWLAFLAVYFMQRSLVERPLILSISISLIAYVLLGSLYGPKVYILIFRPHRNVRRPHHGSLSVSSLNQSNPKCSKCAGYVGMNLSADRQISDDAYASDSNRLSLIEAARPQSYADSHDDKQQISYKQDLEKHLVHIKKELQATKHALKVANDKLRRKDLPPCEEKQPLNRDRRVDNDDVHRINAVTRHDIIDANNRTLACHDNPTAGENKTQPANKQPQTETHNTGPALVTDYLDREFHNTAFNIPKTRRAVSTQGIITLGEQECQFCHLRKSYENSDHHQSQGRDKRPRKRAMDSGFVEFNNGLLCEHCGGACGDGSRQVPKGTLSLWRRSRSLSDLENKLNSVLYLAKHARKKGSSTNSVDKGSVENHKHSYAAMPELDETLVRNTEI; from the exons ATGCCCCGTGCAATGAACACGTACATGCTATTGGTCATCACACTGTCATACATCACAAACCAAGCCAATGGGAAAGAGGATAAGAATCTACTGATGAAGGGAGACATTCTCCTTGGCGGTCTCGTTCCAGTCCACTCAAAAAACGTGGATCTACAGTGCGGCGAGCTGCAAGAGAGGCTTGGAATCCAGCGTTTGGAAGCACTCCTCTATGCTCTCGATAAGATCAACGCCGCGAATTCCACCCTCCTGAATGGCATCACTTTAGGGCTCCAGCTTTACGATACATGTTCCAGCGAGACGATGGCTCTAGACAAGTCTCTGAACTTCATATACAGTCAGTTAAAGAGCGAGTCAACGTCTTCTCGAGTGGTGGGCATTATCGGTGCCGCGTACAGCAGCGTCTCTATCCAGATCGCGCGCCTTTCGCGCCTCTTCGAGATCCCACAGATAAGCTATGACTCTACAAGCTTCGAGTTGAGCGACAAAAAGAGGTTCGGGTTCTTCTCCAGAACCGTGCCACATGATAATTTCCAGGCAAAAGCATTAGTGGACGTGCTGAAGTACTTTAACTGGACTTACGTATCGGTGGTGTATAGCGACGATTCCTATGGAATTCTGGGTGTGGACGCACTACGGAGCGCAGCGACACGCGCGG GAATCTGCATGGCTTCTAGTCACAAGGTCCGCTCTTCGTGTCACGAGTCTACCTACCTCCTCGTGGTGGACAGCATTCTGAGCGAGCCCCTCGCTAGGACCGTCATAGTGTTTGCACAAGTGCATCAAATTCGCGGCCTTCTGCACGCTGTCCAAGTGCGAAATGCCGCCGACCAGCTCCAGTTCGTAGGCTCAGATGCCTGGGGTAATGTGGTGTGGTTGAAGGACCTTCAGTCTGTCGCCTTGAATACAATAACCGTGTCTCCGAAAAGCGTTCGCTTAAAAGGTTTTGAGGAGTATTTTACAAGCTTAAGCCCCATTAATAATTCTCGGAATCCGTGGTTCCAAGAATACTGGGAACATCACTTTAACTGCTCACTGAATGAGACTCTTGGAAAGTACCCCACTAAATGCAATGACTCACTGAAGCTGTCGCTAGGCAACAGTGACATTGACATGCGCATTGCAAGCGCAATAGATGCAGTCTATGCGTTTGCGCATGCATTGGAAGCGATGCATGCTGACTTGTGCCGGTACACCGTGGGCGTATGTCCCGCTATGGAAAACATTTCGGGATCAGAATTACTAGGCTACATTCGTAATGCGTCTTTCGTAGGTGCGACTGGCGAGAAGGTCCATTTTGATGCAAATGGCGACGTGGAAGGTATCTACGATGTTATGCGATTCGAAAAATCAAGCGGAACGTACCGTAATGTTATTATAGGTACATGGAAAGATAAACTACGGATGCGAAATGAACATAAGTTTGAGATCGTGAAGTCGTCTTGCTCGGATGAGTGTAGTAGTGACGAGGTCATGTTGCCTGTGAGAGGCAAAGAGGCTTGCTGCTGGAGCTGTGAGCCGTGCAAAGGCAACAGCTATGTGATCAACAGGACCACCTGTCTGACCTGCCCTTTGGGATCTTGGCCTAATCATTCGGCAGACCGTAAGCAATGTCTGCAAATTGAGTTGCAGTACTTTGGGAAAAACCTGATGTATGCTGTGCCAGCCATGGGGTTCGCCGGCACCGGGATATTTATTACCATCTTTGTGGTCTATCTCCTCGCTAAACACGACAAGACGCCGATTGTGAAGGCTTGTGGTCGCGAGCTGGCTTACCTGCTCCTGGTCAGTATACTGCTATGTTTCTCAGACACCTTTATCGTAGTACTTCGTCCCACGCGGATCATTTGCATCGCGCGATTCTTCCTCAGCAGTCTCGGCTTCACGATAAGCTACGCCGCGATCTTTATCAAGACAAACCGTATCTCTAGAATTTTCAACCGCCGGAACGTCGCCAAAAGGCCGATCCTTGTTTTGCCGTCGTCCCAGCTGGTATTAGTATTGGGCGTGGTCTGCGTACAGGCACTCTTTCTTGTGCTCCTCACCCTCCTGCGCACCCCTACCGCACGACACTTCTACCCAACCGTCGATACCGTCTACTTGAGTTGCTCCACTTCCGATCTCGACTTTGGCCTTTCACAGGTCTACAACTTCATCCTGATTATCATGTGCACCGTGTATGCCTTTAAAACGCGAAAGATACCAAGCAATTTTAACGAGGCGAAGCTGATTGCCTTCGCCATGTACTCTTCGTGTGTAATCTGGCTCGCGTTTCTTGCCGTGTACTTCATGCAAAGGTCTTTAGTGGAGCGACCTTTGATCCTAAGCATCAGCATCTCTCTGATCGCGTACGTGTTGCTAGGCAGTCTATACGGACCTAAGGTCTACATCCTGATATTCAGACCGCACAGGAACGTCCGCAGGCCGCATCACGGAAGCTTGAGCGTATCAAGCCTCAACCAATCGAATCCTAAGTGTTCCAAGTGTGCGGGGTATGTCGGGATGAATCTAAGCGCTGATCGTCAGATAag CGATGACGCATACGCGAGTGATAGCAACAGATTATCGCTAATTGAGGCAGCACGACCGCAATCGTACGCTGATAGTCATGATGACAAGCAGCAGATAAGCTATAAACAAGAT TTGGAGAAACACCTGGTTCACATCAAGAAGGAGCTCCAGGCCACCAAGCACGCACTCAAAGTCGCCAATGATAAACTGCGTCGCAAGGACCTTCCACCCTGCGAGGAAAAGCAACCGTTGAACAGAGACAGGAGAGTGGACAACGACGACGT CCACCGAATCAATGCCGTAACAAGACACGACATAATCGATGCAAACAACAGAACACTGGCATGCCACGATAACCCAACAGCGGGAGAGAATAAAACTCAACCTGCCAACAAACAGCCTCAGACAGAAACACACAACACTGGCCCTGCTTTGGTTACTGACTACCTCGATAGAGAATTTCATAACACCGCCTTCAACATCCCCAAGACTCGCCGAGCGGTAAGCACACAGGGCATTATTACTTTGGGAGAGCAAGAATGCCAATTCTGTCATCTACGCAAGTCCTACGAGAACAGCGACCATCACCAATCGCAGGGGCGGGACAAAAGACCCAGAAAACGAGCAATGGACTCGGGTTTTGTCGAGTTCAATAATGGCTTGCTCTGCGAACACTGTGGAGGGGCCTGCGGGGACGGAAGCAGGCAGGTCCCTAAAGGGACATTATCGCTATGGAGGCGTAGCCGCTCACTGTCTGACCTGGAGAACAAGCTTAATAGCGTGCTTTACCTGGCAAAGCACGCGCGCAAGAAAGGCAGCTCAACTAACAGCGTGGACAAAGGATCAGTGGAGAATCACAAGCATAGCTATGCGGCGATGCCAGAACTGGACGAGACTTTGGTTAGGAACACGGAAATATGA